From Chromohalobacter canadensis, one genomic window encodes:
- a CDS encoding PHP domain-containing protein, with protein MSQPLPPLPDTFDADLGLDLHMHSTASDGALSPQALTDACHAKGVTRFSLTDHDTVAGVAEAQRHAESLGMRCLAGSELSTLWRGIGIHVVALLPEGASGALVPGLETQAQARVARAQEIARRLEKIGLEDALARAREQAGSERPLGRPDFAKALVAAGLVPDMPTAFKKYLGAGKPGDVKTHWPYLSEVVEWIRDSQGIAVLAHPLRYRLTHRKRSQLLDSFREAGGEAAELISGHQNADVGRDLARQLEARDLMGSQGSDFHYPGGPLAPGVMSAPPRCSVTPVWRHPRLARFAA; from the coding sequence ATGAGCCAACCCTTACCGCCCCTGCCCGATACCTTCGATGCCGATCTCGGCCTCGACCTGCACATGCATTCGACCGCCTCCGATGGCGCGCTATCGCCCCAAGCGTTGACCGACGCCTGCCACGCCAAGGGCGTCACGCGATTCTCTCTGACCGATCATGACACCGTGGCCGGTGTCGCCGAGGCCCAGCGCCATGCCGAAAGCTTGGGTATGCGTTGCCTGGCGGGGAGCGAGTTATCCACCTTGTGGCGGGGTATCGGCATTCACGTGGTGGCGTTGTTGCCCGAGGGTGCCAGTGGCGCCCTGGTGCCCGGGCTCGAGACGCAGGCGCAGGCTCGTGTAGCGAGGGCCCAGGAAATCGCCCGACGTTTGGAAAAGATCGGCCTCGAAGACGCCCTGGCGCGTGCCCGCGAGCAGGCCGGCAGCGAGCGTCCTCTAGGGCGGCCGGACTTCGCCAAGGCTCTGGTGGCCGCGGGCCTGGTCCCGGACATGCCGACGGCCTTCAAGAAGTATCTGGGCGCCGGGAAGCCCGGTGATGTGAAGACCCATTGGCCGTATCTCAGCGAAGTGGTCGAATGGATTCGCGACAGCCAGGGCATCGCGGTACTCGCGCATCCGCTGCGCTATCGCCTCACGCATCGCAAGCGCAGCCAACTGCTGGACAGCTTCCGCGAGGCTGGCGGGGAAGCCGCCGAATTGATCAGCGGGCATCAGAACGCCGACGTGGGGCGTGACCTGGCCCGTCAGCTCGAAGCGCGTGATCTCATGGGATCGCAGGGCAGCGATTTCCACTATCCGGGCGGGCCGCTGGCACCGGGCGTGATGAGTGCGCCGCCACGCTGTTCGGTGACACCGGTGTGGCGTCACCCCAGGCTTGCGAGATTCGCCGCGTAA
- a CDS encoding septation protein A produces MKMFLDFLPIVLFFAVYHFSGDILLATLVLIPATLLQVAFMWWRYRRVEKMQLVTLVLVVVMGGATVLFHNAAFIQWKPTVVNWLFAFAFLVAPLFGGKTLVERMMGKAITLPAATWRRLNLAWALFFIVLGAINVYVFKTYDEATWVNFKLFGMLGLTLLFVIGQGLYLARHMSRDTLHQNDHQKDDV; encoded by the coding sequence ATGAAAATGTTCTTGGATTTTCTGCCCATCGTATTGTTTTTCGCGGTGTATCACTTCAGCGGCGATATTCTGCTCGCCACCCTGGTGCTGATTCCCGCCACACTGCTGCAGGTCGCCTTCATGTGGTGGCGCTACCGCCGTGTGGAAAAGATGCAGTTGGTGACCCTGGTACTGGTCGTGGTCATGGGCGGGGCGACCGTGCTGTTTCACAACGCGGCATTCATCCAATGGAAGCCGACCGTGGTCAATTGGCTGTTCGCCTTCGCGTTTCTGGTCGCGCCGCTGTTCGGTGGCAAGACACTCGTGGAACGCATGATGGGCAAGGCCATCACGCTTCCCGCCGCGACCTGGCGCCGCCTCAACCTCGCCTGGGCGCTCTTCTTCATTGTGCTGGGTGCGATCAATGTGTATGTCTTCAAGACCTACGACGAGGCCACTTGGGTCAACTTCAAGCTGTTCGGCATGCTGGGGCTGACCCTGTTGTTCGTGATCGGCCAGGGTCTCTACCTGGCGCGTCACATGTCC